In one Drosophila pseudoobscura strain MV-25-SWS-2005 chromosome X, UCI_Dpse_MV25, whole genome shotgun sequence genomic region, the following are encoded:
- the LOC117184780 gene encoding uncharacterized protein isoform X1, whose translation MPTGDKKSRKKFKRFHPHPDMAPRIRASRTTESRRDRGINSYRCRVCRGIHPLRTCHHFLRLSPEKRLRAVLINKYCGNCLAHQHSGQDCRSGGLCRVCGKNHHTLLHIPSSRRPVRSASGASSPSTAPHVKRRHRRPARSASAASSPSTSAHADRRPRLPVSRPVAGPPAPSVDSLLQHRSLILLPTALVVLDTGSKNFETAALIDPCTPVSCIDDSLASAFKLPTTCVGDEKVCTAVIRAKMGDFQLETMLKVEPRVRIRTPIRQLSDSVRARFGDLRLADEQFHRPATISLILGADVYPKVIQPGFLAREDGLPVAQSTVFGWIVSGACTQP comes from the exons ATGCCCACTGGTGATAAGAAATCTCGCAAGAAGTTTAAGCGG TTCCATCCTCATCCAGACATGGCCCCACGGATCCGCGCCAGCCGCACCACGGAGAGCCGGCGTGATCGAGGGATCAACTCGTACCGTTGCCGGGTCTGCCGAGGAATTCATCCGCTACGGACCTGTCACCATTTCCTTCGCCTGAGCCCTGAGAAGAGACTCCGAGCTGTCCTCATTAACAAATATTGCGGGAACTGCCTGGCCCACCAACACTCCGGCCAGGATTGTCGCAGTGGCGGGCTGTGCCGGGTGTGTGGAAAAAACCACCACACTCTACTCCACATACCCTCGTCGCGTCGTCCAGTCCGCTCGGCCTCAGGAGCATCGTCGCCATCTACAGCGCCCCACGTCAAACGCCGACATCGGCGTCCAGCCCGCTCAGCCTCGGCTGCATCGTCGCCATCCACGTCGGCCCACGCCGACCGCCGCCCGCGTCTCCCCGTGAGCCGCCCCGTGGCAGGGCCCCCGGCACCATCCGTCGACTCACTTCTACAACATCGAAGCCTCATCCTACTCCCGACGGCGCTGGTGGTCTTGGATACgggttccaaaaacttcgagaCGGCGGCGCTCATCGACCCATGCACGCCGGTGAGCTGTATTGACGACTCCTTGGCCAGCGCCTTCAAGTTGCCCACCACTTGTGTGGGGGACGAGAAAGTGTGTACGGCGGTGATCCGCGCCAAAATGGGCGACTTCCAGTTGGAGACGATGCTCAAGGTCGAGCCCCGTGTGCGCATCCGCACGCCTATCCGACAGCTGAGCGATTCCGTGCGGGCGCGTTTCGGTGACCTGAGGCTTGCCGATGAACAATTCCATCGACCGGCGACAATCTCGCTCATCTTGGGAGCAGATGTCTACCCGAAGGTGATCCAGCCCGGGTTCCTTGCGCGTGAGGACGGCCTGCCGGTGGCCCAGAGCACCgtttttggatggatcgtgTCGGGGGCGTGCACCCAGCCATAG
- the LOC117184564 gene encoding uncharacterized protein → MGSSASSTCGTDGVHPYYSRNLTFPRHQSNGLFGVAIILATNPGPALQCSYARISASARPRNELPALITEGDFRSPHGNSLGLDISVENGACALDSGNSHLSDMMPDVAMATASLGQLHLSISTGNTSGRSVGSNNDMPESLQLDLGDGPSPRVVGNVPSALTLRSIHHALPQSNYHRFVQRSSSPFDMMRHGQLSPTSHPPNPGSFNSGPPRFL, encoded by the exons ATGGGATCGTCAGCATCATCAACCTGTGGCACCGATGGAGTACACCCCTATTATAGCCGAAATCTCACTTTTCCGCGTCACCAATCAAATGGTCTTTTTGGTGTAGCCATTATTTTAGCAACCAACCCTGGTCCTGCGCTTCAGTGTAGCTATGCACGTATTTCCGCGTCAGCGCGTCCACGAAATGAACTGCCGGCGTTAATAACTGAAGGGGACTTTCGATCTCCGCATGGAAATAGCTTGGGCTTGGATATTAGTGTTGAGAACGGCGCATGTGCTTTGGACTCTGGAAATAGTCATCTTTCAGATATGATGCCGGATGTGGCCATGGCCACCGCATCGTTAGGTCAGCTTCATTTATCGATTAGTACTGGAAATACTAGCGGCCGTAGCGTCGGCAGCAATAACGACATGCCAGAAAGTTTACAATTAGATTTGGGGGATGGTCCAAGCCCTCGCGTAGTTGGAAACGTTCCAAGTGCACTGACCTTGCGAAGTATACAC CACGCTCTGCCACAAAGCAACTATCACCGCTTCGTGCAGCGCTCTAGTTCGCCATTTGATATGATGCGTCATGGACAGTTATCGCCCACATCACACCCTCCAAATCCTGGGTCATTTAACTCTGGACCACCCAGGTTTTTATAG
- the LOC117184780 gene encoding uncharacterized protein isoform X2, translating to MAPRIRASRTTESRRDRGINSYRCRVCRGIHPLRTCHHFLRLSPEKRLRAVLINKYCGNCLAHQHSGQDCRSGGLCRVCGKNHHTLLHIPSSRRPVRSASGASSPSTAPHVKRRHRRPARSASAASSPSTSAHADRRPRLPVSRPVAGPPAPSVDSLLQHRSLILLPTALVVLDTGSKNFETAALIDPCTPVSCIDDSLASAFKLPTTCVGDEKVCTAVIRAKMGDFQLETMLKVEPRVRIRTPIRQLSDSVRARFGDLRLADEQFHRPATISLILGADVYPKVIQPGFLAREDGLPVAQSTVFGWIVSGACTQP from the coding sequence ATGGCCCCACGGATCCGCGCCAGCCGCACCACGGAGAGCCGGCGTGATCGAGGGATCAACTCGTACCGTTGCCGGGTCTGCCGAGGAATTCATCCGCTACGGACCTGTCACCATTTCCTTCGCCTGAGCCCTGAGAAGAGACTCCGAGCTGTCCTCATTAACAAATATTGCGGGAACTGCCTGGCCCACCAACACTCCGGCCAGGATTGTCGCAGTGGCGGGCTGTGCCGGGTGTGTGGAAAAAACCACCACACTCTACTCCACATACCCTCGTCGCGTCGTCCAGTCCGCTCGGCCTCAGGAGCATCGTCGCCATCTACAGCGCCCCACGTCAAACGCCGACATCGGCGTCCAGCCCGCTCAGCCTCGGCTGCATCGTCGCCATCCACGTCGGCCCACGCCGACCGCCGCCCGCGTCTCCCCGTGAGCCGCCCCGTGGCAGGGCCCCCGGCACCATCCGTCGACTCACTTCTACAACATCGAAGCCTCATCCTACTCCCGACGGCGCTGGTGGTCTTGGATACgggttccaaaaacttcgagaCGGCGGCGCTCATCGACCCATGCACGCCGGTGAGCTGTATTGACGACTCCTTGGCCAGCGCCTTCAAGTTGCCCACCACTTGTGTGGGGGACGAGAAAGTGTGTACGGCGGTGATCCGCGCCAAAATGGGCGACTTCCAGTTGGAGACGATGCTCAAGGTCGAGCCCCGTGTGCGCATCCGCACGCCTATCCGACAGCTGAGCGATTCCGTGCGGGCGCGTTTCGGTGACCTGAGGCTTGCCGATGAACAATTCCATCGACCGGCGACAATCTCGCTCATCTTGGGAGCAGATGTCTACCCGAAGGTGATCCAGCCCGGGTTCCTTGCGCGTGAGGACGGCCTGCCGGTGGCCCAGAGCACCgtttttggatggatcgtgTCGGGGGCGTGCACCCAGCCATAG